A stretch of the Streptomyces sp. NBC_01428 genome encodes the following:
- a CDS encoding roadblock/LC7 domain-containing protein translates to MTAPKAAEPTATGSRTGDLNWLLDELVDRVASIRKAIVLSGDGLPTGASKDLTREDSEHLAAVASGFHSLAKGVGRHFEAGSVRQTVVELDEAFLFVTAAGDGSCLAVLADADSDVGQVAYEMTLLVKRVGAHLAAAPRTDLPAGG, encoded by the coding sequence ATGACCGCACCGAAGGCCGCAGAACCCACCGCGACCGGCAGCCGGACCGGTGATCTGAACTGGCTGCTCGACGAACTCGTCGACCGCGTCGCCAGCATCCGCAAAGCCATCGTGCTCTCCGGCGACGGCCTTCCCACCGGGGCCTCCAAGGACCTCACCCGGGAGGACAGCGAGCACCTCGCCGCCGTCGCGTCCGGCTTCCACAGCCTCGCCAAGGGGGTGGGCCGGCACTTCGAGGCGGGCAGCGTCCGGCAGACCGTCGTGGAACTCGACGAGGCGTTCCTCTTCGTCACGGCCGCCGGCGACGGCAGTTGCCTCGCCGTCCTCGCCGACGCCGACTCGGACGTGGGCCAGGTTGCCTACGAGATGACGCTCCTCGTCAAGCGGGTCGGCGCGCATCTGGCCGCCGCTCCGCGCACCGATCTGCCCGCCGGTGGGTAG
- a CDS encoding DUF742 domain-containing protein: MSGDGQGNGQDARHWFDDDAGPVVRPYAMTRGRTTSAGQHRLDLIAVVVTEQHADDPEADHSLSPEHVDIVELCRDAPQSVAELAAELDLPVGVVRVLIGDLVADDMVHVTRPVPPAELPDESILRDVISGLRAL; encoded by the coding sequence ATGAGCGGAGACGGTCAGGGAAACGGCCAGGACGCACGCCACTGGTTCGACGACGACGCCGGACCGGTGGTCCGTCCGTACGCCATGACACGCGGCCGCACCACCAGTGCGGGCCAGCACCGCCTCGACCTGATCGCGGTGGTGGTCACCGAACAGCACGCCGACGATCCCGAGGCGGACCACTCGCTGTCCCCGGAACACGTGGACATCGTCGAACTCTGCCGCGACGCGCCCCAGTCCGTCGCCGAACTCGCCGCCGAGCTCGACCTGCCCGTCGGCGTGGTGAGGGTGCTCATCGGGGACCTCGTCGCCGACGACATGGTGCATGTGACACGCCCCGTACCCCCGGCCGAGCTGCCCGACGAGAGTATTCTGCGCGACGTGATCAGCGGCCTCCGGGCGCTCTGA
- a CDS encoding NAD(P)/FAD-dependent oxidoreductase: protein MRTVTVVGASLSGLYAARELRAQGFDGRLVIVGAEPHLPYDRPPLSKDFLTGHAGEDQLALTDAEESAQLDVAWLLGVGARGLDTRGRAVVLGDGRTVPTDGVVVATGASARRLPGDGLPGVHTLRTLDDARALRAELTAGPRRVVVVGGGFVGAETASSCTALGHDVTIVEVAPLPLVPQLGPEMAAVCAALHRRAGTRLVTGAAVAGFRAGGAAHGAVTGVELRDGRVLPADVVIVGIGAVPNTGWLADSGLHLQDGVVCDAGCATALPNVVAVGDVARVGGIRAEHWTSATEQPRAAVASLLAGRTVESARPLPYFWSDQYGARIQFAGRRHPADTVRIVEGYLDDGAPTADGVLALYERGDRTTAVLSVNRPRPFLRVRRELARTADPVEPAPL from the coding sequence ATGAGGACCGTGACCGTCGTGGGCGCCTCCCTCTCCGGCCTGTACGCCGCCCGAGAGCTGCGCGCTCAGGGCTTCGACGGCCGACTGGTGATCGTCGGCGCCGAACCCCACCTCCCCTACGACAGACCTCCCCTTTCCAAGGACTTCCTCACCGGCCACGCCGGCGAGGACCAACTCGCCCTCACCGACGCCGAAGAGAGCGCGCAGCTCGACGTCGCATGGCTCCTCGGCGTCGGCGCCCGCGGCCTCGACACCCGGGGCCGCGCCGTCGTCCTCGGCGACGGCCGTACTGTCCCCACGGACGGTGTGGTCGTCGCCACGGGAGCCTCCGCCCGACGCCTCCCCGGCGACGGTCTCCCCGGCGTGCACACCCTGCGGACCCTCGACGACGCCCGCGCCCTGCGTGCCGAACTCACCGCGGGGCCACGCCGTGTGGTGGTCGTCGGCGGAGGCTTCGTCGGAGCCGAGACCGCGTCCTCCTGCACAGCCCTCGGCCACGACGTCACCATCGTCGAGGTCGCCCCGCTGCCCCTCGTGCCTCAACTCGGCCCGGAGATGGCCGCCGTGTGCGCGGCACTCCACCGTCGCGCAGGCACCCGTCTCGTGACGGGAGCGGCGGTCGCCGGGTTCCGGGCGGGCGGAGCAGCCCACGGCGCCGTCACCGGAGTCGAACTCCGCGACGGACGCGTGCTGCCCGCCGACGTCGTGATCGTCGGGATCGGGGCGGTCCCGAACACCGGCTGGCTGGCCGACTCGGGGCTCCACCTCCAGGACGGAGTGGTCTGCGACGCCGGCTGTGCGACCGCTCTGCCGAACGTGGTCGCCGTGGGCGACGTCGCGCGCGTGGGCGGCATCCGTGCGGAGCACTGGACCTCCGCCACCGAACAACCCCGCGCCGCCGTCGCCAGCCTGCTCGCCGGACGCACGGTCGAGTCCGCTCGGCCACTGCCCTACTTCTGGTCCGACCAGTACGGGGCGCGCATCCAGTTCGCCGGGCGACGTCATCCGGCGGACACGGTGCGGATCGTCGAGGGCTATCTCGACGACGGCGCACCGACGGCGGACGGTGTCCTCGCCCTGTACGAGCGAGGAGACCGCACGACCGCAGTGCTCTCCGTGAACCGGCCCCGCCCTTTCCTGCGTGTCCGGCGTGAACTGGCGCGCACCGCCGACCCGGTGGAGCCGGCGCCTCTGTGA
- a CDS encoding GTP-binding protein, which produces MIFGRTERGKPPVEPVTLKILVAGGFGVGKTTLVGAVSEIKPLRTEELLTEAGRPVDDISGVEGKNTTTVAMDFGRITLREDLVLYLFGTPGQDRFWFLWDELATGALGAVVLADTRRLEDCFAAVDYFERRSIPFVVGVNCFDEAARYPTDAVRQALDLDPGVPVVLCDARDRETVKEVLIRVVQHAMARAADRREALTT; this is translated from the coding sequence ATGATCTTCGGGCGCACTGAGCGCGGCAAGCCCCCGGTCGAGCCCGTCACGCTCAAGATCCTGGTGGCCGGCGGCTTCGGCGTCGGCAAGACGACCCTCGTCGGCGCGGTCAGCGAGATCAAGCCGCTGCGTACGGAGGAGCTCCTCACCGAGGCAGGCCGGCCCGTCGACGACATCAGCGGCGTGGAGGGCAAGAACACCACCACCGTGGCCATGGACTTCGGCCGCATCACCCTCCGCGAAGACCTGGTCCTCTACCTGTTCGGGACGCCGGGTCAGGACCGCTTCTGGTTCCTCTGGGACGAGCTCGCCACCGGGGCCCTGGGAGCCGTCGTCCTGGCGGACACCCGCCGCTTGGAGGACTGCTTCGCCGCGGTCGACTACTTCGAGAGGCGCTCCATCCCCTTCGTGGTGGGGGTCAACTGCTTCGACGAAGCGGCCCGTTACCCCACCGACGCGGTCCGGCAGGCACTCGACCTCGACCCCGGCGTTCCCGTCGTCCTGTGCGACGCGCGGGACCGCGAGACCGTCAAGGAGGTCCTCATCCGGGTCGTCCAGCACGCCATGGCCCGTGCCGCCGACCGCCGCGAGGCCCTGACCACCTGA
- a CDS encoding nitrate- and nitrite sensing domain-containing protein produces MRFRGKSIRRKIVALLLVPLVSLTAIWAFATVLTGREASRLFSVSDIVKKIGYPTEDTVRVLQQERRQTLVYLADPRASDGLAALKRSRAATDRIVAKVRENSRDKDVREEMNEGTTERLTSILDAVDGIDSLRRSVEEGTVNRSQALDLYDRLIDPCYVLMANLHVVDDVEVDKEGRALVNVARARELLSREDALLGSALVAGRTTRDELRDISDLIAQRTLLYDISLPLLPSSERERYERYWKNADTAPLRVAEQAVVTSPAGSPRGVTARSWDTAAGHVLDDLGTLDDRAGDRYQDRVRPVAMTVILKAVVAGVIGLIALLVSLVMSVRIGRSLIRDLRRLRLEAHEASGVRLPSVMRRLSAGEQVDVETEVPRLEYDRNEIGDVGQALNTLQRAAVEAAVKQSELREGVSEVFVNLARRSQVLLHKQLTLLDTMERRTEDTDELADLFRLDHLTTRMRRHAEGLVILSGAAPSRQWRKPVQLMDIVRAAVAEVEDYERIEVRRLPRVAVTGPAVADLTHLVAELLENATVFSPPHTAVQVVGERVANGFTLEIHDRGLGMAAEALLDANLRLAETPEFELSDTDRLGLFVVSRLAQRQNVRVSLQPSPYGGTTAVVFIADALLTDDVPDTNGIGFRLDRTLPTKEGATEESRTAALSQTPVRLPGLPPSILDGPVELEAPVELDAITGFPGALGDDDSERGGLFRPRTSIAGVPAEHHQQARDGSDEPARSADADRPGAGPVPLPRRRTPKLVSSHGRPVSPTRSRRGETQDEVSDDIESAQHLEPVRGRGTPSGQGTGEGADRPERRTAQFEGAKPLPQRRGERSAGSARRGDDRSGAPGLRTAPGSGEAFERGAAAFRDAPALPQRTRGAAAPTGPDDTLPRSDRDTGESETNATPLPRRVRQASLAPQLKDGPARLAERDTTRDGAGPDPAERDADEVRSRMASLQRGWQRGREENAVGDQAQDGSAPRTTEGDGR; encoded by the coding sequence ATGCGCTTTCGCGGGAAGTCCATCCGCCGGAAGATCGTGGCGCTGCTCCTCGTGCCTCTGGTGTCCTTGACCGCGATCTGGGCCTTCGCCACCGTGCTCACGGGGCGTGAGGCCAGCCGGTTGTTCAGCGTGTCCGACATCGTGAAGAAGATCGGATATCCGACCGAGGACACCGTCAGGGTCCTCCAGCAGGAACGCCGCCAGACCCTCGTCTACCTGGCCGACCCGCGAGCCTCCGACGGCCTCGCCGCGCTCAAGCGGAGCCGCGCCGCCACGGACCGCATCGTGGCCAAGGTGCGGGAGAACTCCCGCGACAAGGACGTGCGCGAGGAGATGAACGAGGGCACCACCGAGCGGCTCACGTCCATCCTCGACGCCGTCGACGGGATCGACTCGCTGCGCCGCAGCGTCGAAGAGGGCACGGTGAACCGGTCCCAGGCCCTCGACCTGTACGACCGGCTGATCGACCCCTGCTACGTCCTGATGGCCAACCTTCACGTGGTCGACGACGTGGAGGTGGACAAGGAGGGCCGTGCCCTGGTCAACGTGGCCCGGGCACGTGAACTGCTCTCCCGCGAGGACGCGCTCCTCGGCTCCGCGCTGGTCGCCGGGCGCACCACCCGCGACGAACTGCGCGACATCTCCGACCTCATCGCCCAGCGCACCCTCCTCTACGACATCAGCCTGCCGCTCCTGCCCTCCTCGGAGCGCGAACGCTACGAGCGCTACTGGAAGAACGCCGACACGGCACCCCTGCGAGTGGCCGAGCAGGCCGTCGTCACCTCCCCCGCAGGCTCCCCGCGCGGCGTCACCGCGAGGAGCTGGGACACCGCCGCGGGTCATGTGCTCGACGACCTGGGCACGCTCGACGACCGGGCCGGCGACCGCTACCAGGACCGCGTCAGGCCCGTGGCCATGACCGTCATCCTCAAGGCGGTCGTCGCCGGCGTGATCGGTCTCATCGCCCTGCTCGTCTCCCTGGTCATGTCCGTACGCATCGGCCGCAGCCTCATCCGCGACCTGCGGCGACTGCGCCTGGAGGCCCACGAGGCGTCCGGCGTCCGGCTGCCCAGCGTCATGCGCCGCCTCTCCGCGGGTGAACAGGTCGACGTCGAGACCGAAGTGCCACGACTGGAGTACGACCGCAACGAGATCGGTGACGTGGGCCAGGCCCTCAACACCCTTCAGCGCGCCGCCGTCGAGGCCGCCGTCAAACAGTCCGAACTGCGCGAGGGCGTCTCCGAGGTCTTCGTCAACCTCGCACGCCGCAGCCAGGTGCTCCTCCACAAGCAGCTCACCCTGCTCGACACCATGGAGCGCAGGACCGAGGACACCGACGAGCTGGCCGACCTGTTCCGGCTCGACCACCTGACCACCCGTATGCGCCGGCACGCCGAGGGCCTGGTCATCCTCTCCGGCGCCGCGCCTTCCCGGCAGTGGCGCAAGCCGGTCCAGCTCATGGACATCGTCCGGGCCGCCGTCGCCGAGGTGGAGGACTACGAGCGCATCGAGGTGCGCCGGCTGCCACGCGTCGCCGTCACGGGACCCGCCGTCGCCGACCTCACCCATCTCGTCGCCGAGCTGCTGGAGAACGCCACGGTGTTCTCGCCCCCGCACACGGCCGTCCAGGTCGTCGGCGAGCGCGTCGCCAACGGCTTCACCCTGGAGATCCACGACCGCGGCCTCGGTATGGCCGCCGAAGCGCTGCTCGACGCGAACCTGCGCCTCGCCGAGACCCCCGAGTTCGAGCTCTCCGACACCGACCGGCTCGGACTCTTCGTGGTGAGCCGGCTCGCCCAGCGGCAGAACGTCCGCGTCTCCCTCCAGCCGTCCCCGTACGGCGGGACCACCGCGGTCGTCTTCATCGCCGACGCCCTGCTCACCGACGACGTGCCGGACACCAACGGCATCGGATTCCGTCTCGACCGCACCCTGCCCACCAAGGAAGGCGCGACGGAGGAGAGTCGCACCGCGGCACTCTCCCAGACGCCGGTGCGACTGCCGGGACTGCCGCCCTCGATCCTGGACGGCCCGGTCGAGCTGGAGGCACCCGTCGAACTCGACGCGATCACCGGGTTCCCCGGCGCGCTCGGCGACGACGACAGCGAACGCGGCGGCCTCTTCCGCCCGCGCACCTCCATCGCCGGAGTCCCGGCCGAGCACCACCAGCAGGCCCGGGACGGCAGTGACGAGCCCGCCCGGTCCGCGGACGCCGACCGCCCGGGCGCCGGGCCGGTCCCCCTGCCGCGGCGCCGCACGCCCAAGCTCGTCAGCTCCCACGGCCGTCCCGTCTCCCCGACGCGATCGCGACGGGGCGAGACGCAGGACGAGGTGTCCGACGACATCGAGTCGGCGCAGCACCTGGAGCCCGTGCGGGGCCGCGGCACGCCCTCCGGCCAGGGAACCGGGGAGGGCGCGGATCGCCCGGAGCGCCGTACGGCGCAGTTCGAGGGAGCCAAGCCGCTGCCCCAGCGACGCGGTGAGCGTTCCGCGGGTTCCGCCCGGCGCGGCGACGACCGCTCCGGCGCCCCCGGGCTGCGCACGGCCCCCGGCTCGGGTGAGGCCTTCGAACGCGGTGCGGCCGCTTTCCGCGATGCGCCCGCACTGCCCCAGCGCACCCGCGGCGCCGCCGCGCCGACAGGCCCGGACGACACCCTCCCGCGCTCCGACAGGGACACGGGGGAGTCGGAAACGAACGCGACTCCACTGCCCCGACGGGTCCGACAGGCCAGCCTGGCACCGCAATTGAAGGACGGACCCGCGCGCCTCGCCGAACGGGACACGACCCGCGACGGTGCGGGCCCCGACCCCGCCGAACGGGACGCGGACGAAGTACGCAGCCGGATGGCCTCGCTCCAGCGCGGCTGGCAGCGCGGCCGCGAGGAGAACGCCGTGGGCGACCAGGCCCAGGACGGCTCAGCACCACGAACGACAGAGGGGGACGGTCGATGA
- a CDS encoding bifunctional 3-phenylpropionate/cinnamic acid dioxygenase ferredoxin subunit: MIPVCRLEDLPVGESVRVGTTPPVAVFNADGELYAIDDTCTHQDASLSEGWLEGCLIECPLHAASFDLRTGSPTCLPARRPVRTHRVTVDDGIIHVHLAAEEGTAA; the protein is encoded by the coding sequence ATGATTCCCGTCTGCCGCCTTGAAGACCTCCCCGTCGGCGAATCCGTCCGCGTCGGGACGACACCACCGGTCGCCGTGTTCAACGCCGACGGTGAGCTCTACGCCATCGACGACACCTGCACCCACCAGGACGCCTCCCTCTCGGAGGGCTGGCTGGAGGGCTGCCTCATCGAATGCCCGCTGCACGCGGCCTCGTTCGACCTCCGCACCGGTTCCCCGACGTGCCTCCCCGCGCGCCGCCCCGTCCGTACGCACCGCGTCACCGTCGACGACGGGATCATCCACGTCCACCTCGCCGCGGAGGAGGGCACCGCCGCATGA
- a CDS encoding hydantoinase B/oxoprolinase family protein, with translation MTGWQFWVDRGGTFTDIVARRPDGRLLTHKLLSDNPTRYADAAVAGVRELLGADGADGGVGVESASVDAVRMGTTVATNALLERKGERTLLVTTRGFRDALRIAYQNRPHIFARAIDLPELLHERVVEVDERIAADGTVLRAPDLDALAGPLQEAYDDGIRAVAVVCMHSHLHPAHEEAVGALASTIGFPQISLSSEVSPLMKLVPRGDTAVVDAYLSPVLRRYVQQVADELRDVRLMFMQSNGGLTEAGQFRGKDAILSGPAGGIVGMARMSQLAGFDRVIGFDMGGTSTDVSHFAGEYERVFTTRIAGVRLRAPMLDIHTVAAGGGSVLHFDGSRYRVGPDSAGADPGPACYRNGGPLTVTDANVALGRIQPGHFPRVFGPEGNQPLDAGVVRDRFATLAREIREATGDERTPEQVAEGFLRIAVANIANAVKRISVQKGHDVTRYTLTTFGGAGGQHACRVADSLGIRTVLVPPLSGVLSALGIGLADTTAMREQSVEAPLEAASMPGILKTADDLESAARAELLAEDIPEDTVRITRRAQLRYDGTDTALTVELTEPDTMTRAFEERHRATYSFTLDRPVVVEALSVEATGLTEAPDLSALAPHEAAPDSGPAGPATVRLHTDGAWRDVPLHRREHLPPGEGVTGPALITEAGATTVVDDGWRAATTDDGHLIMERAAVTESSDASTEADPVLLEVFNNLFMSIAEQMGARLESTAQSVNIKERLDFSCALFDPDGNLVANAPHIPVHLGSMGTSVQEVVRRRGDTMRPGDTYAVNDPYHGGTHLPDVTVITPVFDTEGDRILFYVASRGHHAEIGGIAPGSMPADSRTIDEEGILFDNWLLAENGRFREAETLALLTAPPHPSRNPGTNLADLRAQIAANRKGVDEVARMIEDFGLDVVQAYMKHVQDNAEEAVRRVIDTLQDGEFAYETDSGAVIRVRVTVDREERAATVDFTGTAAQLATNFNAPFAVVNAAVLYVFRTLVDDDIPLNEGCLRPLRIVVPPGSMLAPEPPAAVVAGNVETSQAITGALYAALGVQAEGSGTMNNVTFGNERNQYYETVASGSGAGNGFPGAPVVQTHMTNSRLTDPEVLEWRLPVRLDEFALRHGSGGAGQWQGGDGAVRRIRFLETMTVSTLSQHRRVTPYGMAGGEPGALGTNRVEHADGTVTDLGGSGSAEVGPDDVLVIETPGGGGYGPPPRDHHQAGEENDDLRAH, from the coding sequence GTGACAGGCTGGCAGTTCTGGGTCGACCGTGGAGGCACCTTCACCGACATCGTCGCGCGGCGCCCCGACGGTCGACTGCTCACCCACAAGCTCCTGTCGGACAACCCCACCCGCTACGCCGACGCGGCCGTCGCGGGCGTCCGTGAACTCCTCGGTGCCGACGGTGCCGACGGTGGCGTCGGGGTCGAGAGTGCCTCGGTCGACGCCGTCCGCATGGGTACCACCGTCGCCACCAACGCCCTGCTCGAACGCAAAGGCGAGCGCACGCTCCTCGTCACGACCAGGGGATTCCGCGACGCCCTGCGCATCGCCTACCAGAACCGGCCCCACATCTTCGCGCGGGCCATCGACCTTCCCGAACTCCTCCACGAAAGGGTCGTCGAGGTCGACGAACGGATCGCCGCCGACGGCACCGTCCTGCGCGCCCCCGACCTGGACGCGCTCGCCGGACCTCTCCAAGAGGCCTACGACGACGGGATCCGCGCCGTCGCCGTCGTCTGCATGCACAGCCACCTCCACCCGGCCCACGAAGAGGCCGTGGGCGCGCTGGCGAGCACGATCGGATTCCCACAGATCTCGCTCTCCAGTGAGGTCAGCCCCCTGATGAAGCTGGTACCGCGCGGGGACACAGCGGTCGTCGACGCCTACCTCTCGCCCGTACTCCGCCGCTACGTCCAGCAGGTCGCCGACGAACTGCGCGACGTGCGGCTGATGTTCATGCAGTCCAACGGCGGCCTCACCGAGGCTGGTCAGTTTCGTGGCAAGGACGCCATCCTGTCCGGGCCCGCCGGTGGCATCGTCGGTATGGCGCGGATGTCGCAGCTGGCCGGCTTCGACCGCGTCATCGGATTCGACATGGGCGGCACCTCCACGGACGTCTCCCACTTCGCCGGCGAGTACGAGCGGGTCTTCACCACCCGGATCGCCGGGGTCCGGCTGCGCGCTCCCATGCTGGACATCCACACCGTGGCCGCCGGCGGAGGCTCCGTGCTCCACTTCGACGGCTCCCGCTACCGCGTGGGTCCGGACTCGGCGGGCGCCGACCCGGGTCCCGCCTGCTACCGGAACGGCGGGCCACTGACCGTCACCGACGCCAACGTCGCACTCGGCCGCATCCAACCCGGCCATTTCCCCCGTGTGTTCGGCCCCGAGGGGAACCAGCCCCTGGACGCCGGAGTCGTCCGGGACCGCTTCGCCACGCTCGCGCGGGAGATCCGCGAGGCGACCGGCGACGAACGCACCCCGGAGCAGGTGGCCGAGGGCTTCCTCCGGATCGCCGTCGCCAACATCGCCAACGCCGTCAAGCGGATCTCCGTACAGAAGGGCCACGACGTCACCCGCTACACGCTGACCACCTTCGGCGGCGCCGGTGGCCAGCACGCGTGCCGGGTGGCCGACTCCCTCGGTATCCGTACGGTCCTCGTCCCGCCCCTGTCCGGCGTGCTCTCCGCCCTCGGCATCGGACTCGCCGACACGACCGCCATGCGGGAACAGTCCGTGGAAGCACCCCTGGAAGCCGCCTCCATGCCCGGCATCCTCAAGACCGCCGACGACCTGGAGAGCGCCGCCCGCGCCGAACTTCTGGCCGAGGACATCCCCGAGGACACCGTCCGGATCACCCGCAGGGCCCAGCTCCGCTACGACGGCACCGACACCGCACTGACCGTCGAGCTCACCGAGCCCGACACCATGACCCGCGCCTTCGAAGAACGTCATCGCGCCACCTACTCCTTCACCCTCGACCGTCCGGTCGTCGTCGAAGCCCTCTCCGTGGAAGCCACCGGTCTCACCGAAGCCCCCGATCTCTCCGCCCTCGCTCCCCACGAGGCCGCACCCGACTCCGGCCCGGCAGGACCGGCCACCGTCCGCCTGCACACGGACGGTGCCTGGCGTGACGTACCGCTGCACCGCCGCGAACACCTCCCGCCCGGGGAGGGCGTGACCGGACCCGCCCTGATCACCGAAGCGGGGGCGACAACCGTCGTCGACGACGGCTGGCGGGCCGCGACGACCGACGACGGGCATCTGATCATGGAACGCGCGGCGGTCACGGAGAGTTCCGACGCGAGCACGGAAGCGGACCCCGTCCTCCTCGAGGTCTTCAACAACCTCTTCATGTCCATCGCGGAACAGATGGGCGCCCGGCTGGAGTCGACCGCCCAGTCCGTCAACATCAAGGAGCGGCTGGACTTCTCCTGCGCCCTCTTCGACCCGGACGGCAACCTGGTCGCCAACGCCCCCCACATCCCCGTCCACCTGGGCTCGATGGGGACGAGCGTTCAGGAGGTCGTCCGGCGGCGCGGCGACACCATGCGCCCCGGGGACACCTACGCCGTGAACGATCCGTACCACGGTGGCACCCATCTCCCCGACGTCACCGTGATCACCCCGGTGTTCGACACGGAGGGTGACCGCATCCTGTTCTACGTCGCCTCGCGCGGCCACCACGCCGAGATCGGAGGCATCGCCCCCGGCTCCATGCCCGCCGACAGCCGGACCATCGATGAGGAGGGCATCCTCTTCGACAACTGGCTCCTCGCCGAGAACGGCCGCTTCCGTGAGGCGGAGACCCTCGCCCTGCTGACCGCTCCACCGCACCCCTCACGGAACCCGGGCACGAACCTCGCCGACCTGCGGGCCCAGATCGCCGCCAACCGGAAGGGTGTCGACGAGGTCGCCCGCATGATCGAGGACTTCGGACTCGACGTCGTCCAGGCGTACATGAAGCACGTCCAGGACAACGCCGAAGAAGCGGTGCGCCGCGTCATCGACACCCTCCAGGACGGCGAGTTCGCCTACGAGACCGACTCCGGAGCGGTCATCCGCGTCCGCGTCACCGTGGACCGCGAGGAGCGAGCCGCCACGGTCGACTTCACCGGCACCGCAGCGCAGCTCGCCACCAACTTCAACGCGCCCTTCGCCGTGGTCAACGCCGCCGTCCTGTACGTCTTCCGGACGCTGGTGGACGACGACATCCCGCTCAACGAAGGATGCCTGCGCCCGCTGCGCATCGTGGTGCCACCCGGGTCGATGCTCGCCCCCGAGCCACCTGCCGCCGTCGTCGCCGGCAACGTCGAGACCTCGCAGGCGATCACCGGAGCCCTGTACGCGGCCCTGGGAGTGCAGGCCGAGGGATCCGGCACGATGAACAACGTCACCTTCGGCAACGAGCGGAACCAGTACTACGAGACCGTGGCGTCCGGATCGGGCGCGGGGAACGGCTTCCCGGGCGCCCCCGTCGTACAGACCCACATGACCAACTCGCGGCTCACCGACCCCGAGGTCCTGGAGTGGCGACTGCCCGTCCGACTGGACGAGTTCGCGCTCAGGCACGGCAGCGGCGGAGCCGGACAGTGGCAGGGTGGCGACGGCGCCGTCCGTCGCATCCGCTTCCTCGAGACGATGACCGTCTCCACGCTCTCCCAGCACCGCAGGGTCACGCCCTACGGCATGGCGGGCGGCGAGCCGGGCGCCCTCGGCACCAACCGCGTGGAGCACGCCGACGGCACCGTCACCGACCTCGGCGGAAGCGGTTCGGCCGAGGTCGGCCCGGACGACGTCCTCGTCATCGAAACCCCCGGCGGCGGAGGCTACGGGCCACCGCCGCGCGACCACCACCAAGCAGGAGAAGAGAACGATGATCTTCGGGCGCACTGA